A single genomic interval of Nymphalis io chromosome 30, ilAglIoxx1.1, whole genome shotgun sequence harbors:
- the LOC126780036 gene encoding exopolyphosphatase PRUNE1 isoform X1, whose product MNEYLSTTLLKMKSKDFTTLNIVIGNESCDLDSAVSSLVYASFLNWNYEESAKENDNSIFISMLDVDRCDFPLKTEVAFCLNECGISEHNLIFRDDIDLQELVTTYQTNVILVDHHVLSKRLRYLTQYVNEIIDHRPLDKTQWKYKDDVRSFIVTVGSCCTLVTQRIKEQGVIGDTFFKTYPVCADILHNVIILDTVNFSKEVNKATLLDEDSIVYLEKIMKLENIQDERQSKFDRLLRARSDVSSLTPSQLLRKDLKILEDIFVPSFPLLVKEFLQKPQALEAVTEALTMRSCNVAVLLGMDLNEGLKRDAAIISPACPERGEKLAKFLQEWSSPSLELVSESEACLYFKQMNLAASRKQYMPALNDFLINYKK is encoded by the exons ATGAATGAATACCTGTCAACAACTTTACTTaaaatg AAATCAAAAGACTTTACTACATTAAACATTGTAATTGGAAATGAAAGTTGTGATTTAGACTCGGCAGTCAGTTCTCTTGTCTATGCTTCATTTCTCAATTGGAATTATGAAGAATCTGCAAAGGAAAATGATAATTCAATTTTCATCTCTATGCTAGACGTTGATAGATGTGACTTTCCTTTGAAAACCGAGGTTGCATTCTGCCTAAACGAATGTGGGATATCggaacataatttaattttccg tgaCGATATAGACTTACAAGAATTAGTAACTACATATCAGACGAATGTGATATTAGTTGATCATCACGTTTTGTCGAAAAGATTACGGTACTTAACTCAGTATGTGAATGAAATAATTGATCACCGACCATTGGATAAAACTCAATGGAAATACAAGGATGATGTTCGTAGTTTCATCGTAACCGTTGGCTCCTGTTGCACGTTGGTCACTCAAAGGATAAAGGAGCAAGGTGTGATTGGGGATACATTTTTCAAAACATATCCTGTGTGTGCGGATATTTTACACA ATGTTATAATATTAGACACAGTCAACTTTTCGAAGGAAGTGAACAAAGCCACGCTCCTCGATGAAGATAGCATCGTTTATTTggagaaaataatgaaattggAAAATATTCAAGATGAAAG GCAATCGAAGTTCGATCGCTTGCTCAGAGCGCGTAGTGATGTCTCATCGCTGACTCCGTCACAGCTTCTCAGGAAAGATTTGAAGATCTTGGAAGATATATTTGTCCCGAGCTTCCCTTTACTTGTTAAG gaATTTCTTCAAAAACCTCAAGCGCTTGAAGCTGTTACTGAAGCCTTAACGATGAGAAGTTGTAACGTGGCGGTTCTACTCGGTATGGACCTTAACGAGGGTCTGAAGCGAGATGCGGCCATCATCAGCCCTGCGTGCCCCGAGAGGGGAGAAAAG CTAGCAAAGTTTCTCCAAGAATGGTCCAGCCCCTCACTTGAACTGGTATCCGAATCTGAAGCCTGTCTGTACTTCAAACAGATGAATCTAGCAGCGTCCAGAAAACAATACATGCCGGCTTTGAatgatttcttaattaattacaaaaaataa
- the LOC126780036 gene encoding exopolyphosphatase PRUNE1 isoform X3, translated as MLDVDRCDFPLKTEVAFCLNECGISEHNLIFRDDIDLQELVTTYQTNVILVDHHVLSKRLRYLTQYVNEIIDHRPLDKTQWKYKDDVRSFIVTVGSCCTLVTQRIKEQGVIGDTFFKTYPVCADILHNVIILDTVNFSKEVNKATLLDEDSIVYLEKIMKLENIQDERQSKFDRLLRARSDVSSLTPSQLLRKDLKILEDIFVPSFPLLVKEFLQKPQALEAVTEALTMRSCNVAVLLGMDLNEGLKRDAAIISPACPERGEKLAKFLQEWSSPSLELVSESEACLYFKQMNLAASRKQYMPALNDFLINYKK; from the exons ATGCTAGACGTTGATAGATGTGACTTTCCTTTGAAAACCGAGGTTGCATTCTGCCTAAACGAATGTGGGATATCggaacataatttaattttccg tgaCGATATAGACTTACAAGAATTAGTAACTACATATCAGACGAATGTGATATTAGTTGATCATCACGTTTTGTCGAAAAGATTACGGTACTTAACTCAGTATGTGAATGAAATAATTGATCACCGACCATTGGATAAAACTCAATGGAAATACAAGGATGATGTTCGTAGTTTCATCGTAACCGTTGGCTCCTGTTGCACGTTGGTCACTCAAAGGATAAAGGAGCAAGGTGTGATTGGGGATACATTTTTCAAAACATATCCTGTGTGTGCGGATATTTTACACA ATGTTATAATATTAGACACAGTCAACTTTTCGAAGGAAGTGAACAAAGCCACGCTCCTCGATGAAGATAGCATCGTTTATTTggagaaaataatgaaattggAAAATATTCAAGATGAAAG GCAATCGAAGTTCGATCGCTTGCTCAGAGCGCGTAGTGATGTCTCATCGCTGACTCCGTCACAGCTTCTCAGGAAAGATTTGAAGATCTTGGAAGATATATTTGTCCCGAGCTTCCCTTTACTTGTTAAG gaATTTCTTCAAAAACCTCAAGCGCTTGAAGCTGTTACTGAAGCCTTAACGATGAGAAGTTGTAACGTGGCGGTTCTACTCGGTATGGACCTTAACGAGGGTCTGAAGCGAGATGCGGCCATCATCAGCCCTGCGTGCCCCGAGAGGGGAGAAAAG CTAGCAAAGTTTCTCCAAGAATGGTCCAGCCCCTCACTTGAACTGGTATCCGAATCTGAAGCCTGTCTGTACTTCAAACAGATGAATCTAGCAGCGTCCAGAAAACAATACATGCCGGCTTTGAatgatttcttaattaattacaaaaaataa
- the LOC126780036 gene encoding exopolyphosphatase PRUNE1 isoform X2 yields MESESVFEHTLVYNIPCADGHSAISHGRNLMAVNSTVQLGSKDCEHYYLVNKIQFCCDDIDLQELVTTYQTNVILVDHHVLSKRLRYLTQYVNEIIDHRPLDKTQWKYKDDVRSFIVTVGSCCTLVTQRIKEQGVIGDTFFKTYPVCADILHNVIILDTVNFSKEVNKATLLDEDSIVYLEKIMKLENIQDERQSKFDRLLRARSDVSSLTPSQLLRKDLKILEDIFVPSFPLLVKEFLQKPQALEAVTEALTMRSCNVAVLLGMDLNEGLKRDAAIISPACPERGEKLAKFLQEWSSPSLELVSESEACLYFKQMNLAASRKQYMPALNDFLINYKK; encoded by the exons ATGGAGAGTGAAtctgtgtttgagcacacacttgtaTATAATATCCCCTGTGCAGATGGCCACTCTGCGATTAGCCATGGTCGAAATCTTATGGCTGTCAACTCTACTGTACAATTAGGTTCAAAGGATTGTGAACATTATtacttagtaaataaaattcagtTTTGCTG tgaCGATATAGACTTACAAGAATTAGTAACTACATATCAGACGAATGTGATATTAGTTGATCATCACGTTTTGTCGAAAAGATTACGGTACTTAACTCAGTATGTGAATGAAATAATTGATCACCGACCATTGGATAAAACTCAATGGAAATACAAGGATGATGTTCGTAGTTTCATCGTAACCGTTGGCTCCTGTTGCACGTTGGTCACTCAAAGGATAAAGGAGCAAGGTGTGATTGGGGATACATTTTTCAAAACATATCCTGTGTGTGCGGATATTTTACACA ATGTTATAATATTAGACACAGTCAACTTTTCGAAGGAAGTGAACAAAGCCACGCTCCTCGATGAAGATAGCATCGTTTATTTggagaaaataatgaaattggAAAATATTCAAGATGAAAG GCAATCGAAGTTCGATCGCTTGCTCAGAGCGCGTAGTGATGTCTCATCGCTGACTCCGTCACAGCTTCTCAGGAAAGATTTGAAGATCTTGGAAGATATATTTGTCCCGAGCTTCCCTTTACTTGTTAAG gaATTTCTTCAAAAACCTCAAGCGCTTGAAGCTGTTACTGAAGCCTTAACGATGAGAAGTTGTAACGTGGCGGTTCTACTCGGTATGGACCTTAACGAGGGTCTGAAGCGAGATGCGGCCATCATCAGCCCTGCGTGCCCCGAGAGGGGAGAAAAG CTAGCAAAGTTTCTCCAAGAATGGTCCAGCCCCTCACTTGAACTGGTATCCGAATCTGAAGCCTGTCTGTACTTCAAACAGATGAATCTAGCAGCGTCCAGAAAACAATACATGCCGGCTTTGAatgatttcttaattaattacaaaaaataa